A genomic region of Brienomyrus brachyistius isolate T26 chromosome 6, BBRACH_0.4, whole genome shotgun sequence contains the following coding sequences:
- the LOC125745236 gene encoding fibrinogen silencer-binding protein isoform X6, producing the protein MTLPRRGPSKHRPSAAMAYRTPNYTHEQKLYFLQRIQGVVDKVQDFRKDVNTTVKRNAAWNELLVAFNAAFPDRPPSSMAMLKTLWKRMKVESRNALIRRQEQIAGGVPVTALTEIQREVSSMVPNLVVKMEATVDANAIVNTHIKAESGTFAVGASDCDQEDITATKIDGSPDRVYTHTTASGSGLPDGSHWTSVSAATTPTADGGRTKTVIESHLDAKVLELSEREHQQKMKVLLVKELMLEDKRKALKQKEKAYRCKKRYYQTKLQKLGAEVHSSSEED; encoded by the exons ATGACTCTTCCTCGGCGTGGCCCCAGCAAGCATCGGCCCTCTGCCGCTATGGCTTACCGCACGCCCAACTACACCCACGAGCAGAAGCTGTACTTCTTGCAGCGCATCCAAGGGGTGGTGGACAAGGTGCAGGACTTTCGTAAGGATGTGAACACCACGGTGAAGCGTAACGCGGCCTGGAACGAGCTGCTGGTGGCGTTCAATGCCGCCTTCCCCGACCGGCCTCCCAGCAGCATGGCCATGTTGAAGACCTTGTGGAAACGCATGAAGGTGGAAAGCAGGAACGCTCTGATCCGGCGGCAGGAGCAGATTGCGGGCGGTGTGCCCGTCACGGCGCTCACCGAGATCCAGCGCGAGGTCTCTTCCATGGTCCCCAATTTGGTAGTGAAGATGGAGGCCACCGTAGATGCCAATGCCATCGTTAACACCCACATCAAAGCAG AATCCGGGACATTTGCTGTAGGAGCGAGTGACTGCGACCAGGAGGATATCACTGCCACCAAAATTGAT GGCTCGCCGGACCGAGTCTACACCCACACCACTGCCAGTGGCTCCGGCCTCCCTGATGGGTCACACTGGACCTCTGTCTCGGCAGCCACGACGCCCACGGCTGACGGGGGAAGGACCAAGACTGTTATAGAATCTCACTTGGATGCCAAGGTGCTAGAGCTGTCTGAGAGGGAACACCAGCAGAAAATGAAAGTGCTACTGGTTAAGGAGCTGATGCTGGAGGACAAGCGGAAAGCCCTGAAGCAAAAAGAGAAAGCCTACAGGTGCAAGAAGAGGTACTACCAAACAAAACTGCAGAAGCTGGGGGCTGAGGTGCACTCCTCCAGTGAGGAGGACTGA
- the LOC125745236 gene encoding uncharacterized protein LOC125745236 isoform X2 yields MEEYRENSGGSQRKRRKMSKVWDHFKQKKSENTVQCVHCKTELAFHNSTTSMIQHLNRKHPVYASSPQSGTNTSSMQDFRKDVNTTVKSNAAWNELLVAFNAAFPDQPPSSMAMLKTLWKRMKVESKNALMQRQEQIVADVPVTALTEIQHEVSSMVPNLVVKMEATVDADAIVNTHIKAESGTFAVGASDCDQEDITATKIDGSPDRVYTHTTASGSGLPDGSHWTSVSAATTPTADGGRTKTVIESHLDAKVLELSEREHQQKMKVLLVKELMLEDKRKALKQKEKAYRCKKRYYQTKLQKLGAEVHSSSEED; encoded by the exons ATGGAAGAATACAGGGAAAACAGCGGGGGAAGTCAGAGAAAAAGACgaaaaatgtctaaagtttgggaccattttaaacaaaagaaaagcgagaatactgtacagtgtgtccaCTGTAAAACTGAATTAGCTTTCCACAACAGCACAACGTCAATGATAcaacatctcaacagaaagcacccGGTCTATGCGTCCAGTCCACAGAGCGGAACCAATACAAG CTCTATGCAGGACTTCCGTAAGGATGTGAACACCACGGTGAAGAGTAATGCAGCCTGGAATGAGCTGCTGGTGGCGTTCAATGCCGCCTTCCCCGACCAGCCTCCCAGCAGCATGGCCATGTTGAAGACCTTGTGGAAGCGCATGAAGGTGGAAAGCAAGAACGCTCTGATGCAGCGGCAGGAGCAGATTGTGGCCGACGTGCCCGTCACGGCGCTCACCGAGATCCAGCACGAGGTCTCCTCCATGGTCCCCAATTTGGTAGTGAAGATGGAGGCCACCGTAGATGCCGATGCCATCGTTAACACCCACATCAAAGCAG AATCCGGGACATTTGCTGTAGGAGCGAGTGACTGCGACCAGGAGGATATCACTGCCACCAAAATTGAT GGCTCGCCGGACCGAGTCTACACCCACACCACTGCCAGTGGCTCCGGCCTCCCTGATGGGTCACACTGGACCTCTGTCTCGGCAGCCACGACGCCCACGGCTGACGGGGGAAGGACCAAGACTGTTATAGAATCTCACTTGGATGCCAAGGTGCTAGAGCTGTCTGAGAGGGAACACCAGCAGAAAATGAAAGTGCTACTGGTTAAGGAGCTGATGCTGGAGGACAAGCGGAAAGCCCTGAAGCAAAAAGAGAAAGCCTACAGGTGCAAGAAGAGGTACTACCAAACAAAACTGCAGAAGCTGGGGGCTGAGGTGCACTCCTCCAGTGAGGAGGACTGA
- the LOC125745236 gene encoding fibrinogen silencer-binding protein isoform X3: MTLPRRGPSKHRPSAAMAYRTPNYTHEQKLYFLQRIQGVVDKVQDFRKDVNTTVKRNAAWNELLVAFNAAFPDRPPSSMAMLKTLWKRMKVESRNALIRRQEQIAGGVPVTALTEIQREVSSMVPNLVVKMEATVDANAIVNTHIKAESRTFAVGASDCDQEDITVTKIDGSPDRVYTHTTASGSGLPDGSHWTSVSAATTPTADGGRTKTVIESHLDAKVLELSEREHQQKMKVLLVKELMLEDKRKALKQKEKAYRCKKRYYQTKLQKLGAEVHSSSEED; the protein is encoded by the exons ATGACTCTTCCTCGGCGTGGCCCCAGCAAGCATCGGCCCTCTGCCGCTATGGCTTACCGCACGCCCAACTACACCCACGAGCAGAAGCTGTACTTCTTGCAGCGCATCCAAGGGGTGGTGGACAAGGTGCAGGACTTTCGTAAGGATGTGAACACCACGGTGAAGCGTAACGCGGCCTGGAACGAGCTGCTGGTGGCGTTCAATGCCGCCTTCCCCGACCGGCCTCCCAGCAGCATGGCCATGTTGAAGACCTTGTGGAAACGCATGAAGGTGGAAAGCAGGAACGCTCTGATCCGGCGGCAGGAGCAGATTGCGGGCGGTGTGCCCGTCACGGCGCTCACCGAGATCCAGCGCGAGGTCTCTTCCATGGTCCCCAATTTGGTAGTGAAGATGGAGGCCACCGTAGATGCCAATGCCATCGTTAACACCCACATCAAAGCAG AATCCAGGACATTTGCTGTAGGAGCGAGTGACTGCGACCAGGAGGATATAACTGTCACCAAAATTGAT GGCTCGCCGGACCGAGTCTACACCCACACCACTGCCAGTGGCTCCGGCCTCCCTGATGGGTCACACTGGACCTCTGTCTCGGCAGCCACGACGCCCACGGCTGACGGGGGAAGGACCAAGACTGTTATAGAATCTCACTTGGATGCCAAGGTGCTAGAGCTGTCTGAGAGGGAACACCAGCAGAAAATGAAAGTGCTACTGGTTAAGGAGCTGATGCTGGAGGACAAGCGGAAAGCCCTGAAGCAAAAAGAGAAAGCCTACAGGTGCAAGAAGAGGTACTACCAAACAAAACTGCAGAAGCTGGGGGCTGAGGTGCACTCCTCCAGTGAGGAGGACTGA
- the LOC125745236 gene encoding uncharacterized protein LOC125745236 isoform X1 produces MEEYRENSGGSQRKRRKMSKVWDHFKQKKSENTVQCVHCKTELAFHNSTTSMIQHLNRKHPVYASSPQSGTNTRCSSMQDFRKDVNTTVKSNAAWNELLVAFNAAFPDQPPSSMAMLKTLWKRMKVESKNALMQRQEQIVADVPVTALTEIQHEVSSMVPNLVVKMEATVDADAIVNTHIKAESGTFAVGASDCDQEDITATKIDGSPDRVYTHTTASGSGLPDGSHWTSVSAATTPTADGGRTKTVIESHLDAKVLELSEREHQQKMKVLLVKELMLEDKRKALKQKEKAYRCKKRYYQTKLQKLGAEVHSSSEED; encoded by the exons ATGGAAGAATACAGGGAAAACAGCGGGGGAAGTCAGAGAAAAAGACgaaaaatgtctaaagtttgggaccattttaaacaaaagaaaagcgagaatactgtacagtgtgtccaCTGTAAAACTGAATTAGCTTTCCACAACAGCACAACGTCAATGATAcaacatctcaacagaaagcacccGGTCTATGCGTCCAGTCCACAGAGCGGAACCAATACAAG ATGCAGCTCTATGCAGGACTTCCGTAAGGATGTGAACACCACGGTGAAGAGTAATGCAGCCTGGAATGAGCTGCTGGTGGCGTTCAATGCCGCCTTCCCCGACCAGCCTCCCAGCAGCATGGCCATGTTGAAGACCTTGTGGAAGCGCATGAAGGTGGAAAGCAAGAACGCTCTGATGCAGCGGCAGGAGCAGATTGTGGCCGACGTGCCCGTCACGGCGCTCACCGAGATCCAGCACGAGGTCTCCTCCATGGTCCCCAATTTGGTAGTGAAGATGGAGGCCACCGTAGATGCCGATGCCATCGTTAACACCCACATCAAAGCAG AATCCGGGACATTTGCTGTAGGAGCGAGTGACTGCGACCAGGAGGATATCACTGCCACCAAAATTGAT GGCTCGCCGGACCGAGTCTACACCCACACCACTGCCAGTGGCTCCGGCCTCCCTGATGGGTCACACTGGACCTCTGTCTCGGCAGCCACGACGCCCACGGCTGACGGGGGAAGGACCAAGACTGTTATAGAATCTCACTTGGATGCCAAGGTGCTAGAGCTGTCTGAGAGGGAACACCAGCAGAAAATGAAAGTGCTACTGGTTAAGGAGCTGATGCTGGAGGACAAGCGGAAAGCCCTGAAGCAAAAAGAGAAAGCCTACAGGTGCAAGAAGAGGTACTACCAAACAAAACTGCAGAAGCTGGGGGCTGAGGTGCACTCCTCCAGTGAGGAGGACTGA
- the LOC125745236 gene encoding fibrinogen silencer-binding protein isoform X5: protein MTLPRRGPSKHRPSAAMAYRTPNYTHEQKLYFLQRIQGVVDKVQDFRKDVNTTVKRNAAWNELLVAFNAAFPDRPPSSMAMLKTLWKRMKVESRNALIRRQEQIAGGVPVTALTEIQREVSSMVPNLVVKMEATVDADAIVNTHIKAESGTFAVGASDCDQEDITATKIDGSPDRVYTHTTASGSGLPDGSHWTSVSAATTPTADGGRTKTVIESHLDAKVLELSEREHQQKMKVLLVKELMLEDKRKALKQKEKAYRCKKRYYQTKLQKLGAEVHSSSEED from the exons ATGACTCTTCCTCGGCGTGGCCCCAGCAAGCATCGGCCCTCTGCCGCTATGGCTTACCGCACGCCCAACTACACCCACGAGCAGAAGCTGTACTTCTTGCAGCGCATCCAAGGGGTGGTGGACAAGGTGCAGGACTTTCGTAAGGATGTGAACACCACGGTGAAGCGTAACGCGGCCTGGAACGAGCTGCTGGTGGCGTTCAATGCCGCCTTCCCCGACCGGCCTCCCAGCAGCATGGCCATGTTGAAGACCTTGTGGAAACGCATGAAGGTGGAAAGCAGGAACGCTCTGATCCGGCGGCAGGAGCAGATTGCGGGCGGTGTGCCCGTCACGGCGCTCACCGAGATCCAGCGCGAG GTCTCCTCCATGGTCCCCAATTTGGTAGTGAAGATGGAGGCCACCGTAGATGCCGATGCCATCGTTAACACCCACATCAAAGCAG AATCCGGGACATTTGCTGTAGGAGCGAGTGACTGCGACCAGGAGGATATCACTGCCACCAAAATTGAT GGCTCGCCGGACCGAGTCTACACCCACACCACTGCCAGTGGCTCCGGCCTCCCTGATGGGTCACACTGGACCTCTGTCTCGGCAGCCACGACGCCCACGGCTGACGGGGGAAGGACCAAGACTGTTATAGAATCTCACTTGGATGCCAAGGTGCTAGAGCTGTCTGAGAGGGAACACCAGCAGAAAATGAAAGTGCTACTGGTTAAGGAGCTGATGCTGGAGGACAAGCGGAAAGCCCTGAAGCAAAAAGAGAAAGCCTACAGGTGCAAGAAGAGGTACTACCAAACAAAACTGCAGAAGCTGGGGGCTGAGGTGCACTCCTCCAGTGAGGAGGACTGA
- the wdr6 gene encoding WD repeat-containing protein 6, protein MESVLIVTPVTALEFLGENYLLAGDGPVLSVYNLKTSPTTSALLSVLQNFRIHGIRPHQQQRDRAEHTSIAKEEEPQGLLWQQRAHLVVFGGKAVRLVELKMGELPGLQPLGPLIELRDWVLDVHWLDVRSDLLGVTLAHNVTLLLDVQKGSTLALCSCEDGCLLYSALLVGPCWKSLVVVGGTIFNQLVLWRPGEGTEKEDGRNMVGRVERRLLGHSGVIFSMAYLPEPGWLASASDDRSVRVWDVGALGGEAGCGVPSPPCLWVLYGHQARVFSVKLSPAGAFSAGEDGVCLAWDWDSGKVTRALRGHRAGGVRALAVSLGGDGGGGYVATGGADGGIRLWSLKEEDSGLEDSGVLRDLGFEGVGCPKVVRVTGGRGLGQRGVVVTTDQGEVYSWEEQSGWQLLWKGGAGFCSYNVMEVLEWWSGDEMCAVGSLSGEVWLFPLSQPSAGVRLKAGTGKIHSVLWVHPTGGRGAFLLASGAEGVVYRWQIDTELVGGAVVLNVEPLGPFILPPCAKRWLTTAVLVSQPEGALWVCGDRRGSLLLYPDKAEEAKADGALQPMSVLFGVHGKQGVTCVCEHAGLIYSTGRDGCVRVSRLDASALEVLRVQRACRGMEWLERIVVLDPEVNPVEGEHGERHAGEVRLVLGFHSVYFVVWDLVRLERVLSVPCGGGHRSWSYWLPRSPGADAVGTVVFVKHGAVMASRAPEETSLQQGSRELREGIHGKGVTCVCHLGVVWVARQHWEILATGGEDTTLTVLTIDPRSRDLRVLALITDHISSIRALAVVRRPGAREANDTKPLLSVLLFSAGGRAQLQCYRLLIGENGQLGLPSCQVIQVASHRLDEQWERRRNRHKTVKMDPETRYMSLSVISDGTEGLLLAAACSDGALRLFSLTETSGSFQLLWESFYHQRCVLSVATYLLKDPQGCQRLFIFSAATDGMIAVWDTNTVTNLEIGPSSDTCWKGPPSPCLTIPAHQSGVNTLAVWEGHWDDQGLSQAGGHWMTVASGGDDGQLSAVCIQVQFHPKEVEGSGLTLNLYARSVEPLAHSAPLTALIPLGPRLLISASPDQRISLWDLPGTSLRHRGVLFSHVADIAGLTAWQGEERQTWVAVCGQGLQLLRLESQGDGK, encoded by the exons ATGGAGTCAGTGCTTATAGTGACCCCCGTCACAGCCCTGGAGTTCCTGGGGGAGAACTATCTGTTGGCAG GTGATGGCCCAGTTCTGTCAGTCTACAATCTGAAGACTTCACCCACAACTTCTGCTTTGCTCAGCGTCCTCCAGAACTTCCGCATCCATGGAATCCGTCCTCACCAACAGCAGAGAGATCGAGCTGAACATACAAGCATAGCTAAGGAGGAGGAACCCCAGGGACTGTTATGGCAGCAGAGGGCACACTTGGTGGTTTTCGGGGGCAAAGCAGTGAGGCTTGTGGAGCTGAAAATGGGGGAACTCCCCGGCCTCCAGCCTCTTGGCCCGCTAATTGAGCTGCGGGACTGGGTGCTGGATGTGCACTGGCTGGACGTTCGCAGTGACCTCCTGGGTGTCACACTGGCCCATAATGTCACTCTGCTGCTCGATGTGCAGAAGGGAAGCACGCTGGCCCTCTGCTCCTGCGAGGACGGCTGCCTTCTGTATTCGGCCCTGCTGGTGGGACCTTGCTGGAAGAGCTTAGTTGTGGTGGGGGGCACCATCTTTAACCAGCTGGTCCTCTGGAGACCTGGAGAGGGAACAGAAAAGGAAGATGGGAGAAACATGGTGGGGAGAGTCGAGCGGAGGTTGCTGGGCCATAGCGGCGTGATCTTCAGCATGGCCTACCTTCCCGAGCCGGGCTGGCTGGCTTCGGCATCAGATGACCGCAGTGTGCGAGTGTGGGATGTGGGTGCtttggggggggaggcaggaTGTGGAGTTCCCTCCCCACCCTGCTTGTGGGTTCTTTATGGTCACCAGGCCCGGGTGTTCTCTGTAAAGCTCTCACCCGCCGGAGCATTCAGCGCAGGTGAGGATGGCGTCTGCCTGGCATGGGACTGGGACAGCGGGAAGGTAACGCGTGCCCTGAGGGGGCACCGGGCGGGAGGGGTCAGGGCGCTGGCCGTCAGCCTGGGAGGAGATGGGGGAGGTGGCTACGTAGCTACGGGGGGCGCAGATGGTGGCATCCGTCTCTGGAGCCTCAAGGAGGAGGACAGCGGACTAGAGGATTCAGGGGTCCTGCGTGATTTGGGGTTTGAGGGTGTAGGTTGCCCTAAGGTGGTGCgtgtgactgggggcaggggcttGGGGCAGAGAGGAGTGGTGGTCACCACTGATCAAGGGGAGGTTTATTCGTGGgaggagcaaagtggctggcAGCTATTATGGAAGGGAGGTGCAGGGTTCTGTTCCTACAATGTAATGGAGGTGTTGGAGTGGTGGAGTGGGGATGAGATGTGTGCTGTTGGCAGCCTGAGTGGAGAGGTGTGGCTCTTCCCCCTGTCTCAGCCCAGCGCCGGGGTACGGCTGAAGGCAGGGACAGGGAAGATCCATAGCGTGCTATGGGTACACCCAACCGGGGGCCGTGGTGCGTTTTTGTTGGCATCGGGGGCAGAAGGTGTGGTATACCGTTGGCAGATAGATAcagagttggttgggggggctGTGGTTCTCAATGTCGAGCCCCTGGGTCCTTTTATTCTTCCCCCCTGTGCGAAACGCTGGCTGACCACCGCAGTGCTCGTATCTCAGCCAGAGGGGGCGCTGTGGGTGTGTGGAGACCGGAGAGGTTCACTGCTGCTGTATCCTGACAAAGCCGAGGAGGCTAAGGCAGATGGAGCCTTGCAGCCCATGAGCGTCCTGTTCGGGGTGCACGGGAAGCAGGGCGTGACGTGCGTGTGCGAGCACGCTGGCCTGATCTACAGCACCGGGCGTGACGGCTGTGTACGCGTGTCCCGGCTGGATGCCAGTGCTCTGGAGGTGCTGAGGGTACAGCGGGCGTGCCGTGGCATGGAGTGGCTGGAGAGGATTGTGGTTCTGGACCCGGAGGTGAATCCAGTGGAGGGGGAGCATGGTGAGCGTCACGCAGGGGAGGTGAGGTTGGTCTTGGGGTTCCACTCAGTCTACTTCGTTGTCTGGGACTTGGTCCGGCTGGAGCGGGTCTTGTCAGTGCCTTGTGGTGGGGGGCATCGGTCCTGGAGCTACTGGTTACCCCGGAGCCCAGGTGCCGATGCTGTAGGCACAGTAGTGTTTGTGAAGCACGGAGCAGTCATGGCCTCTCGTGCCCCAGAGGAGACCTCCCTTCAGCAGGGAAGTCGGGAGCTCAGGGAAGGGATCCACGGTAAGGGTGTCACCTGCGTGTGCCACTTAGGTGTTGTCTGGGTCGCCAGGCAGCACTGGGAGATCCTGGCAACAGGTGGAGAGGACACAACTTTGACTGTGTTGACGATTGACCCTCGGAGCAGGGATCTCAGGGTCCTGGCGCTCATCACTGATCACATCTCCAGCATCCGTGCACTAGCAGTCGTTCGGAGGCCAGGTGCCAGGGAGGCGAATGACACCAAGCCACTCCTCTCTGTCCTGCTCTTCTCTGCCGGGGGGCGGGCCCAGCTGCAGTGCTACAGACTCCTGATTGGTGAGAATGGACAGCTGGGTTTGCCTTCTTGTCAGGTGATCCAGGTAGCTAGTCACCGGTTGGATGAGCAATGGGAACGGAGGCGGAACCGACACAAGACTGTGAAAATGGACCCTGAAACCAG GTACATGTCTCTGTCAGTGATATCCGATGGAACAGAGGGGCTCCTTCTGGCTGCGGCCTGCAGTGATGGAGCACTGAG GCTTTTTTCATTGACTGAAACCAGTGGCAGCTTTCAGCTTCTGTGGGAGAGTTTCTACCACCAGCGATGTGTGCTCAGTGTCGCCACCTACCTCCTGAAAGACCCCCAGGGCTGCCA gaggttGTTTATCTTCAGTGCTGCGACCGATGGTATGATAGCTGTTTGGGATACAAATACAGTAACAAATCTGGAGATTGGACCCTCTTCTGACACCTGCTGGAAGG GTCCACCTAGTCCTTGCCTCACGATTCCAGCACATCAGAGTGGAGTAAACACACTAGCAGTGTGGGAGGGGCACTGGGATGATCAGGGATTGTCTCAGGCAGGGGGGCACTGGATGACAGTGGCCAGTGGAGGAGATGACGGACAATTGTCAGCTGTTTGTATCCAAGTGCAGTTCCATCCCAAGGAGGTAGAGGGCAGTGGATTGACTCTGAACCTGTACGCTAGGTCTGTGGAGCCTCTGGCCCATTCGGCCCCCCTGACAGCTTTAATACCCCTGGGTCCTAGACTCCTTATCTCTGCCTCCCCGGATCAACGCATCTCCCTGTGGGACCTCCCAGGTACCTCTCTGCGCCACCGGGGGGTGCTGTTCTCGCATGTGGCCGATATCGCAGGACTAACAGCGTGGCAAGGAGAAGAGAGGCAGACCTGGGTGGCTGTTTGTGGGCAGGGTTTACAGCTGCTGCGGCTGGAATCGCAGGGCGACGGGAAATAA